In one window of uncultured Draconibacterium sp. DNA:
- a CDS encoding RagB/SusD family nutrient uptake outer membrane protein — protein sequence MKKKLLIKYFAPVLLSGLLLVSVVGCTDKLDAPFENEAFTSDVDYTIAEDMDLPLLGAYYGFYTRQWEEPLTLGIRGDDVNAAGDQVPMQEQDNFIYMASHWNANSVWQNHYNDIVNIFTAIDEINKYREASGNDAMADQYIAECRVMRAYLYLNIARTFGGCIVIDALDNIQNTPLSNKEQVMQYIVSEMTDAIPNLPDMHPNKRTDIPGGMTTYTAYAIQALAYQEMEDYQGVVNATSQIINSGEFQLADDFYHLFKKAGKLDDENIMEFQYSDFNQGEGDSFNFLWAPFGIGGWTPVVTGAGGGWGFYEPTMKYIEFMLDRGESVRLETSVIFTPDGITELQNDYGTLPEWISNTNREGDIFNDNARMNFVSGKHIQPSTELIPGRTSMGSNKNFIVIRYAEMLLMYAEAVTRGANAGSMSADDAVNMVRARAGLTNLSGVTTQDVLDEKFAELAMEWGTRYYDMVRTESVDELSHEGKTFSMEKAYLPFPADQVAELPQLEEGIQ from the coding sequence ATGAAGAAGAAACTTTTAATAAAATATTTTGCACCTGTATTATTAAGCGGGCTGCTATTAGTGTCGGTCGTAGGATGTACCGATAAATTGGATGCCCCTTTTGAAAACGAGGCATTTACCAGCGATGTGGATTATACCATTGCCGAGGATATGGATCTTCCTCTTCTTGGAGCTTACTATGGTTTTTATACACGTCAGTGGGAAGAACCATTAACACTGGGTATTCGTGGCGATGATGTAAACGCAGCAGGCGACCAGGTACCCATGCAGGAACAGGATAACTTTATCTATATGGCAAGTCACTGGAATGCAAATTCAGTGTGGCAAAATCACTACAACGATATTGTAAATATTTTTACTGCAATAGACGAGATCAATAAGTATCGCGAGGCATCCGGAAACGATGCAATGGCCGATCAGTACATTGCCGAATGCCGTGTTATGCGTGCTTATTTGTATCTTAATATTGCACGAACTTTTGGTGGTTGTATTGTAATTGACGCTCTGGATAATATTCAGAATACGCCTCTTAGTAATAAAGAACAGGTAATGCAATACATTGTAAGCGAAATGACCGATGCAATTCCAAACCTTCCTGATATGCATCCAAACAAACGTACGGATATTCCGGGAGGAATGACCACCTACACTGCTTACGCTATTCAGGCTTTGGCTTACCAGGAAATGGAAGACTACCAGGGCGTTGTAAATGCTACTTCGCAAATTATCAATTCCGGCGAATTCCAGTTGGCTGACGATTTTTATCACTTATTTAAAAAGGCTGGGAAACTTGACGATGAGAACATTATGGAATTTCAATATTCTGATTTCAACCAGGGAGAAGGCGATAGTTTTAATTTCTTGTGGGCCCCGTTTGGAATTGGAGGCTGGACACCCGTTGTTACCGGTGCCGGAGGCGGTTGGGGATTTTACGAGCCTACCATGAAGTACATCGAATTTATGCTCGACAGGGGCGAAAGTGTTCGCCTGGAAACAAGTGTGATTTTTACTCCTGACGGTATCACCGAGTTGCAAAACGATTATGGCACACTACCTGAGTGGATTAGCAACACCAACCGCGAGGGCGACATTTTTAACGACAACGCCCGGATGAACTTTGTAAGTGGAAAACATATTCAGCCTTCTACTGAATTGATTCCGGGAAGAACATCGATGGGTAGCAACAAAAATTTTATTGTTATCCGCTATGCCGAAATGTTACTGATGTATGCTGAAGCAGTCACCCGTGGTGCAAACGCCGGCTCAATGAGCGCCGACGATGCTGTAAACATGGTTCGTGCACGTGCCGGACTGACTAACTTGTCGGGTGTTACAACGCAAGATGTACTGGATGAAAAATTTGCCGAACTGGCCATGGAATGGGGTACTCGTTATTACGACATGGTGCGAACAGAAAGTGTCGATGAGCTCTCACATGAAGGTAAAACTTTCTCTATGGAAAAAGCCTATCTGCCATTTCCGGCCGATCAGGTTGCAGAATTACCACAACTGGAAGAAGGAATTCAATAA
- a CDS encoding LamG domain-containing protein, giving the protein MKTYNKLFILALILFAFNACDQNYIDGISAVDPGADETAPQVTINFPPEGYEIQTNAAIASVDIDFEVRDDIEIGSISVKINGTEIASYSEFMDYRVAMRTYTFDNVTTGSHVLSITATDLDGKSTTATVNFAKSPPYVPEYDGEVFYMPFNNEYRDMVSLSSATVIGSPGFAPGIQGGTGYLGAAESYLTFPSAGLAQGEEFSASFWLKIDATDTRAGILSIAPAEPTSPSDKPSGFGFIREGNETSQKFLLLVGNGTNASWFNPGAPATIDPTVQNGWIHFAISISATEAAFYMNGEQVSQGEFTGIDWSDVGALSIMSGDPNFSGWSHKTEKGGMDELRLFNKALTQDEVKTIMLKEQAAFYMDFNGDYTDAITGTDATEVGTPGFSYGNGISGDAYQGAAESYLTFPSEELAQGEEFSTSFWLKIDASDTRAGIINIAPVDPAGPSDKPSGFGFIREGNETSQKFILLVGNGTNASWFNPGAPATIDPTIQNGWIHFAISISATEAAFYMDGEQVSQGEFPGIDWSDVGPLSIMSGDPNFSGWNHKTEKGQMDDLYIFKKALSPEEVTLMMQDGL; this is encoded by the coding sequence ATGAAGACTTATAATAAATTATTTATACTTGCATTGATACTTTTTGCTTTCAATGCATGCGATCAAAACTACATCGATGGAATATCGGCTGTAGACCCTGGAGCTGATGAAACAGCACCACAGGTTACTATTAACTTTCCGCCCGAAGGCTACGAAATTCAGACAAATGCGGCCATAGCTTCAGTAGATATCGATTTTGAAGTTAGAGACGATATTGAAATTGGATCAATTTCAGTAAAAATCAATGGTACTGAAATTGCCAGCTATTCAGAATTTATGGACTATCGTGTGGCAATGAGAACATATACATTCGACAATGTAACAACAGGCTCGCACGTATTAAGCATTACAGCCACCGATCTCGACGGAAAATCGACAACGGCAACTGTAAACTTTGCCAAATCGCCGCCTTATGTACCGGAATACGATGGCGAGGTTTTCTATATGCCGTTTAACAACGAATACAGGGACATGGTAAGTCTGAGCAGTGCAACCGTTATAGGCTCGCCTGGTTTTGCCCCAGGTATTCAGGGAGGAACGGGTTATTTAGGAGCAGCTGAATCGTATCTGACTTTCCCATCTGCCGGATTGGCTCAAGGAGAAGAATTTAGTGCCAGTTTCTGGCTCAAAATTGATGCGACAGATACACGCGCAGGAATTCTGTCAATTGCACCGGCCGAACCTACAAGCCCATCCGACAAACCTAGTGGCTTTGGATTTATCAGAGAAGGTAACGAGACAAGCCAGAAATTCCTACTGCTTGTTGGTAACGGCACCAATGCTTCGTGGTTTAATCCGGGAGCCCCGGCAACAATTGACCCAACCGTTCAAAACGGATGGATTCATTTTGCCATTTCTATTTCAGCTACAGAAGCCGCATTTTACATGAATGGCGAACAAGTGAGCCAGGGAGAATTCACCGGTATCGATTGGTCTGATGTTGGGGCTTTATCAATTATGTCAGGCGATCCAAATTTCTCTGGCTGGAGTCATAAAACAGAAAAGGGCGGAATGGATGAATTAAGATTGTTTAATAAAGCCCTTACGCAAGATGAAGTTAAAACCATTATGCTTAAAGAACAAGCCGCTTTCTATATGGATTTTAACGGAGATTATACAGATGCCATTACCGGGACGGATGCAACAGAAGTTGGCACTCCTGGTTTTAGCTATGGCAACGGAATTTCCGGAGATGCATACCAGGGAGCTGCAGAATCTTATCTCACCTTCCCTTCTGAAGAGTTGGCGCAGGGAGAAGAATTTAGTACCAGCTTTTGGTTGAAAATTGACGCTTCTGATACGCGGGCGGGTATTATTAATATCGCTCCGGTAGATCCGGCAGGACCATCAGATAAACCCAGTGGTTTCGGATTTATCAGAGAAGGCAACGAGACAAGTCAGAAATTTATACTACTCGTAGGAAATGGCACAAATGCATCGTGGTTCAATCCGGGTGCCCCGGCAACAATAGATCCGACAATTCAAAACGGATGGATTCATTTTGCAATTTCCATTTCAGCTACAGAAGCAGCATTTTACATGGATGGAGAGCAGGTAAGCCAAGGAGAATTTCCCGGTATAGACTGGTCTGACGTTGGGCCTTTATCAATTATGTCAGGTGATCCAAATTTCTCTGGCTGGAATCATAAAACAGAAAAAGGCCAAATGGATGATTTGTATATCTTCAAAAAAGCACTTTCGCCTGAAGAAGTTACTTTAATGATGCAAGACGGTTTGTAG
- a CDS encoding glucoamylase family protein: MKKIIFPIVLIALVSTIVFSGCSTGNKKPVEKMQKTEISLEDSLLNLVQYQTFQYFWDGAEPVSGMARERIHMDNIYPHNDQDVVTLGGSGFGVMAILVGIERGFITREQALERFQRIVAYLGKADRFHGAWPHWLDGPTGKVKPFSKKDDGGDLVETAFMIQGLLAVAEYYKGGNETDQQLVADIQQLWEEVEWDWYTQGKDVLYWHWSPNYGWEMNFPVGGYNECLIMYVLAASSPTHPISPAVYDKGWALNGDIAKDTVYYGLSTVLNFYEHNDDPIGPLFWAHYSYLGLNPKGLKDKYADYWKLNVNHATIHYRYALDNPKNFKGYGENQWGFTSSYSMRGYAGHHPGDADLGVISPTAALSSFPYTPKESMQFLKYLYLDADSLVGKYGPYDAYSQTENWYLPRYLAIDQGPIPVMIENYRSGLLWNLFMRNEDVQAGLAKLGFETP, from the coding sequence ATGAAGAAGATTATATTTCCAATAGTATTGATTGCACTGGTTTCTACAATTGTCTTTTCTGGCTGTTCAACCGGAAACAAAAAACCAGTTGAGAAAATGCAGAAAACCGAGATATCGCTTGAAGATTCTTTGTTGAATTTGGTGCAATACCAAACCTTTCAGTATTTCTGGGACGGTGCCGAACCGGTTTCAGGAATGGCACGCGAACGCATTCACATGGACAATATTTATCCGCATAACGATCAGGATGTTGTAACACTCGGAGGCTCAGGATTTGGCGTTATGGCCATTCTTGTGGGTATCGAACGCGGATTTATCACTCGCGAACAGGCACTGGAACGTTTTCAACGCATTGTTGCTTATCTCGGTAAAGCTGATCGTTTTCACGGAGCATGGCCACACTGGCTCGACGGGCCAACCGGAAAAGTAAAACCTTTCAGTAAAAAAGATGATGGTGGCGATTTGGTGGAAACTGCTTTTATGATCCAGGGATTACTGGCAGTTGCCGAATATTATAAAGGTGGAAATGAGACAGATCAGCAGTTGGTAGCTGATATTCAACAATTGTGGGAAGAAGTAGAATGGGACTGGTACACGCAGGGAAAAGATGTGCTGTACTGGCACTGGTCGCCCAATTATGGCTGGGAAATGAATTTCCCGGTGGGTGGCTACAACGAGTGTCTGATTATGTACGTTCTGGCAGCTTCCTCGCCAACGCATCCAATTTCGCCCGCTGTTTACGACAAAGGCTGGGCGCTTAACGGAGACATTGCAAAAGACACTGTTTACTACGGACTAAGTACCGTTCTTAACTTTTACGAACACAACGACGATCCGATCGGACCACTGTTCTGGGCACATTACTCATACCTTGGTCTGAATCCGAAAGGGCTAAAAGACAAGTACGCCGACTACTGGAAACTGAATGTAAATCATGCCACAATTCATTATCGTTATGCGCTTGATAATCCTAAAAATTTCAAAGGTTATGGCGAAAATCAGTGGGGATTTACGTCAAGTTATTCCATGCGCGGTTATGCAGGTCATCATCCCGGAGATGCCGACCTGGGAGTAATTTCTCCAACGGCAGCACTTTCATCGTTTCCGTATACGCCTAAAGAATCCATGCAATTCCTGAAATACCTGTACCTGGATGCCGATTCACTGGTGGGAAAATACGGTCCTTACGATGCCTATAGCCAAACAGAAAATTGGTATTTGCCACGTTATCTGGCTATCGATCAGGGACCAATTCCGGTGATGATTGAAAATTACCGCAGCGGACTTTTGTGGAACTTGTTTATGAGAAACGAAGATGTGCAGGCAGGGCTTGCGAAGTTGGGATTTGAAACACCGTAA
- a CDS encoding TonB-dependent receptor — MRKTFFIVFLLFSFSTLFAQDRISISGSVVDASGTTLPGVSVLERGTTNGVVTDIDGNYTLSVKQGATVVFSYIGFLSQEIKPQQSGTINIQLQEDIVGLEEVVVVGYGEIKVKDLTSSITTVKSDELVKTPSGQAMQALQGKVAGVQIVNSGAPGGQPTVRIRGVGSFPSSSNSSPLYVVDGMYFDNIDFLNPSDIETLSVLKDASASAIYGVRAANGVVLITTKKGSLNTKTSITYEGYYGIQVPQNVMQMANAEQFVDYVYQTGSAADISFVENAMQRYGRSRVNPNVPNVNTDWYAEIMKSHARQQNHSVSVLGGNDKTSYSMGVNYYDQEGLLEAEDSYKRMNIRASIDHQANDWLKTGVNFNVSNGTSNIASSSAWFSAYHAVPILPVYDQQNYDDLVAQGIDYPSNYSSAQLLDYRGSQNPFLSLAYNQSRQDIRKVLAGIYAEVELLPNMLKFKSSYNSSMMFLKARGVGLPYYITNSTRRTLSTISSSRTTDVNHFFDNTLTYTNSFGEHNISSMAGMSYRDEWYDYLGGSAEDIPLNENAWYINQSQSESSKQVGDNGERLYGVSYFGRLSYNYNNKYIAYFTIRQEGTQKYQEKWGTFPAFGLGWVVTEESFMDGIDILNYLKLRGGWGKLGNDKIARQDGANTTNPVYLAIDDMQVDGTTTTSTFGYLGWETVTGTNVGLNAELFDNRLSIDADYFIRDTEDAAIPVSLKLQSGSVLRNVGTIRNSGLELAVTWRNEINNDFSYSVGGNISTLKNEVRDLYGQSYINGGQAEFRQRSQVGEPLLSFYGYEVAGIYQNESEISADPVAVDNSLVPGDFKYVDQNNDDVINDDDKVFLGSYIPTFSYGGFIGLNYKDFEFSMNIMGQTGNKILNRKRGEIIWTNDTNIDADLANGLWTGEGTSNKYPSASALRRGWNQNFSDYLVEDGNFFRIQNIQLAYNIDGEKLFGAGMPDARIFVTAEKPLTVFKYNGFNPEVNNGIDRQFYPVPAVYTIGVNLKF, encoded by the coding sequence ATGCGAAAAACATTCTTTATTGTATTTCTCCTTTTTTCGTTTTCAACCCTATTTGCGCAAGATAGAATTTCTATCTCTGGCTCGGTAGTTGATGCAAGCGGAACAACCCTGCCGGGGGTCTCCGTCTTGGAAAGAGGAACAACCAATGGTGTTGTAACGGACATAGACGGCAATTATACATTGTCGGTAAAACAAGGAGCCACTGTAGTTTTTAGTTACATTGGTTTTCTATCACAGGAAATTAAACCACAACAGTCAGGGACCATCAACATCCAATTACAGGAAGATATTGTTGGCCTTGAAGAAGTTGTAGTAGTTGGATATGGCGAGATCAAGGTAAAAGACCTTACCTCATCCATTACAACTGTAAAATCGGACGAACTGGTAAAAACACCAAGCGGACAAGCCATGCAGGCTTTGCAGGGTAAAGTTGCCGGTGTACAAATCGTAAACTCGGGAGCACCCGGTGGCCAGCCTACAGTTCGTATTCGTGGTGTTGGATCTTTCCCAAGCAGTAGTAATTCATCACCACTTTATGTTGTTGACGGCATGTATTTCGACAACATTGATTTCCTAAATCCATCGGATATCGAAACCTTATCGGTTTTAAAAGATGCATCGGCATCGGCAATTTATGGGGTTAGGGCTGCAAACGGAGTGGTATTAATTACCACTAAAAAAGGTTCGTTAAACACAAAGACAAGTATTACTTACGAAGGATATTATGGTATCCAGGTTCCGCAAAACGTTATGCAAATGGCCAATGCCGAACAATTTGTTGATTACGTTTACCAAACCGGATCGGCAGCTGACATTAGCTTTGTTGAAAATGCCATGCAGCGTTATGGCCGTAGCCGGGTAAATCCGAACGTACCAAACGTAAATACCGACTGGTATGCCGAGATCATGAAATCGCACGCCCGCCAGCAAAATCACTCGGTATCAGTATTAGGTGGTAACGATAAAACATCTTACTCAATGGGTGTTAATTACTACGATCAGGAAGGTTTGCTGGAAGCTGAAGATTCGTACAAAAGAATGAATATTCGTGCTTCTATTGATCATCAGGCAAACGATTGGTTAAAAACCGGTGTTAACTTTAATGTTAGTAATGGAACAAGTAATATAGCCAGTAGCTCTGCATGGTTCAGTGCTTATCATGCCGTGCCTATTTTACCAGTTTACGATCAGCAGAATTACGACGATCTGGTAGCACAGGGAATTGATTACCCAAGTAATTATTCAAGTGCACAATTGCTGGACTACCGCGGTTCGCAAAATCCGTTTTTAAGTCTTGCCTATAACCAATCACGTCAGGATATCAGAAAAGTGCTTGCAGGTATTTATGCCGAAGTTGAGCTGTTACCGAATATGCTGAAATTTAAAAGTTCCTACAATTCATCGATGATGTTCCTGAAGGCACGAGGGGTTGGACTTCCATATTACATTACCAACTCAACCCGACGGACTTTATCAACCATTTCATCATCAAGAACAACAGATGTAAATCATTTCTTCGACAATACCTTAACGTACACCAATAGTTTTGGCGAGCACAATATCTCGTCGATGGCCGGTATGTCATACCGTGACGAGTGGTATGATTATCTTGGCGGTTCCGCCGAAGACATTCCGCTAAATGAAAATGCCTGGTATATCAACCAGTCGCAATCGGAGTCATCAAAACAAGTTGGCGATAACGGCGAGCGCCTGTATGGGGTTTCGTATTTCGGACGTCTATCATACAATTACAATAACAAATACATTGCTTATTTCACCATCCGTCAGGAAGGAACGCAAAAGTACCAGGAGAAATGGGGTACTTTCCCGGCCTTTGGTTTAGGTTGGGTGGTTACTGAAGAAAGCTTTATGGATGGTATTGACATTCTTAACTACCTGAAATTAAGAGGTGGTTGGGGAAAATTGGGTAACGACAAAATTGCCCGCCAGGATGGAGCAAATACTACCAACCCGGTTTATTTAGCTATCGACGATATGCAGGTTGACGGAACAACAACAACCAGTACATTTGGCTATTTAGGTTGGGAAACGGTAACCGGAACAAACGTTGGTTTAAATGCCGAATTGTTTGATAACCGACTGAGTATCGACGCCGATTACTTTATTCGCGACACTGAAGACGCTGCCATTCCGGTAAGTCTGAAATTACAGTCGGGAAGTGTATTACGTAACGTGGGAACGATCAGAAACTCGGGACTGGAATTGGCAGTTACCTGGAGAAACGAAATTAACAACGATTTTAGTTATTCTGTTGGAGGTAACATATCAACACTTAAAAACGAAGTGCGCGATCTTTACGGACAATCCTATATAAACGGAGGTCAGGCTGAGTTCAGACAACGGTCACAGGTGGGTGAGCCACTGCTTTCGTTCTATGGCTATGAAGTTGCCGGCATTTATCAAAATGAATCGGAAATTAGTGCCGACCCTGTTGCTGTTGATAACTCGCTGGTTCCCGGCGATTTCAAATATGTGGACCAGAACAACGATGACGTAATCAACGACGACGACAAAGTATTCCTTGGTTCGTACATTCCTACTTTTTCTTACGGCGGATTTATTGGGCTGAACTATAAAGACTTCGAATTTTCGATGAACATTATGGGGCAAACCGGAAACAAAATTCTTAACCGAAAAAGAGGTGAGATCATCTGGACAAACGACACCAATATTGATGCAGATCTGGCCAACGGTCTCTGGACCGGTGAAGGAACTTCGAACAAATACCCATCGGCTTCGGCACTACGTCGCGGATGGAACCAGAACTTTAGCGATTACCTGGTGGAAGACGGAAACTTCTTCCGCATCCAGAATATTCAGCTGGCCTACAATATTGATGGCGAAAAGCTGTTTGGCGCCGGAATGCCCGATGCCCGTATTTTTGTAACTGCTGAAAAGCCGCTTACAGTATTTAAGTATAACGGATTTAACCCTGAGGTTAACAACGGTATCGACCGCCAGTTTTACCCGGTTCCGGCCGTTTATACAATTGGTGTAAATCTAAAATTCTAA
- a CDS encoding glucoamylase family protein, with product MRIFHKLLLLFFVTGVIVSCSKDDPAEEKPTEDLAITYAYIGETALIASGTNSDVAIDETIEIRFNKAVNKVSAEASISLFDADNNPLALTLFYFNSNQLVKIDHQDLEENATYTLTISPDLEGSNKEPFKGQSYTFSTLTTPLILESVQIDEVTYNPLSRILNINRKPVIRLQFNSAVSKDDISLYSTYSSNGASVASIYNQVDEQTIYVEISQEMEGFSKTVFAISSDIENRIDRPFEGLELNFYTQADTTPKFPLISDEELLTLVQRQTFKYFWDFAHPVSGLARERNTSGNTVTTGGSGFGVMSILVGIERGFITRQQGVDRLETIVDFLTNADRFHGVWPHWLNGETGQTIPFSTNDDGGDLVETAFMMQGLLTVRQYLNSGNSQESSLIDKINTLWETIEWDWYTQGGQDVLYWHWSENNDWAMNMKIRGWNEALIIYVLAASSPTHTIDKDVYTKGWARDGDMENTSNSSYYGYTLPLRTDMGGPLFFSHYSFLGLDPRNLSDQYANYWEQNVTHSKINQAYCADNPQNFVAYSDECWGLTASDGYSGYSAHSPNNDRGVLTPTAALSSMPYTPEESMEALLYFYYTLGDKLWGDYGFYDAFDFTNGWVADSYLAIDQGPIVVMIENYRTNLLWDLFMSCPEVQSGLTKLDFTY from the coding sequence ATGCGTATATTCCATAAATTATTATTGCTTTTTTTTGTAACAGGAGTGATTGTTTCCTGCAGTAAGGATGATCCGGCGGAAGAAAAACCGACGGAAGACTTGGCAATCACTTACGCTTATATTGGCGAAACGGCACTTATCGCAAGTGGCACCAATTCAGATGTTGCCATCGATGAAACAATTGAGATTCGTTTCAACAAAGCCGTAAATAAAGTATCAGCCGAGGCAAGTATTAGTTTATTCGACGCAGATAATAATCCTTTAGCATTAACTCTTTTCTATTTCAACTCCAATCAATTGGTAAAGATCGATCATCAGGATCTGGAGGAAAATGCAACTTACACCTTAACAATTTCACCCGATTTGGAAGGGTCAAACAAAGAGCCTTTTAAAGGGCAATCGTATACCTTTTCCACACTTACAACACCATTGATTCTGGAAAGTGTGCAAATTGATGAGGTGACTTACAATCCGTTATCGCGAATTTTAAACATTAACCGCAAACCGGTGATCCGGCTGCAATTTAATTCAGCCGTTTCAAAAGATGATATTTCTCTTTATTCAACTTATTCCAGTAATGGGGCCTCGGTGGCTTCAATATATAATCAGGTAGACGAACAAACGATTTATGTTGAGATTTCGCAGGAAATGGAAGGTTTTAGTAAAACCGTTTTTGCCATTTCATCCGACATTGAAAATCGTATTGACCGGCCTTTCGAAGGGTTGGAACTGAACTTTTACACACAAGCCGATACCACTCCAAAATTCCCTTTAATTTCGGACGAGGAATTGTTAACGCTGGTTCAACGGCAAACATTCAAATATTTCTGGGATTTCGCGCATCCGGTAAGCGGATTGGCACGGGAACGGAATACTTCAGGTAATACTGTAACCACAGGAGGATCCGGTTTTGGAGTAATGTCGATATTGGTAGGTATTGAACGCGGATTTATTACCCGTCAGCAAGGAGTTGACAGATTGGAAACTATTGTCGACTTTTTAACGAATGCCGATCGTTTTCACGGTGTGTGGCCGCATTGGCTAAACGGCGAAACCGGGCAAACCATTCCGTTCAGCACAAACGACGATGGTGGCGACCTGGTGGAAACAGCTTTTATGATGCAGGGATTACTGACTGTGCGGCAATACCTGAATTCCGGCAATTCGCAGGAATCATCTCTGATCGACAAGATCAACACCCTCTGGGAAACCATTGAATGGGATTGGTACACCCAAGGCGGACAAGATGTGTTGTACTGGCACTGGTCGGAAAATAACGACTGGGCAATGAATATGAAAATAAGGGGATGGAATGAGGCACTTATTATTTATGTATTAGCTGCTTCATCGCCAACGCACACCATCGATAAAGATGTATACACCAAAGGCTGGGCGCGGGACGGCGATATGGAAAACACCAGTAACAGTTCGTACTACGGCTACACATTGCCCTTGCGCACAGACATGGGCGGTCCTTTGTTTTTTTCGCATTATTCGTTCCTTGGGCTTGATCCGCGAAATCTTTCCGATCAGTACGCCAACTACTGGGAGCAAAATGTAACGCACTCAAAAATAAATCAGGCCTACTGTGCCGATAATCCGCAGAACTTTGTTGCGTATTCTGATGAATGCTGGGGACTTACAGCCAGCGACGGCTACTCTGGTTATTCGGCGCACTCGCCCAACAACGACCGGGGTGTTCTTACACCTACAGCAGCGCTGTCATCGATGCCTTACACACCTGAGGAATCAATGGAAGCTTTGCTCTATTTCTATTACACCCTTGGAGATAAATTGTGGGGAGATTATGGATTCTACGATGCTTTTGATTTTACCAACGGCTGGGTGGCTGATTCTTACCTGGCCATAGATCAGGGGCCGATTGTAGTGATGATTGAAAATTACCGGACCAACCTGCTTTGGGACTTATTTATGTCGTGTCCAGAAGTACAATCCGGATTGACAAAACTTGATTTTACGTATTAA